The following nucleotide sequence is from Candidatus Omnitrophota bacterium.
TAAAAAGGGAACCGATGTAAACAGGACAACTAAAAGGATGGTCAAAATGGTTTTTTTGTTGTTTATTGTATCCATCATCCCAAACTTTCGTTGATGAAATAGGGCGGCTCTTCGCGGCGGTGCAGAAAGGTCAGCATCTCAGCGACAAGCCCCAGAAAAATCGACTGAAAACCCATAAGCGTCAGAAAGATGCCGATGGCGAGAACGATTCCTCCCACGGCGTAAGCATCATACCATAGAAAAAACAGGCTTGCCAAGAAGAAAATAAAACCGAATAGTCCCAGCGAAAGGCCGATGCGCCCGAACAGATGCGACGGCCTTTGCACGTAACGGGTGAAAAACATCACCGTGGCGAAATCGAGAAAGCCGCGGATGATGCGTTCTCGCCCGTACCGGCTGCGCCCGGAGCGGCGCGGGTGATGGGCGACGGGGAGTTCCCCGATCCGGAAGCCGTACCATCCCGCCATGACGGGGACGAAGCGGTGCATTTCGCCGTAAAGGCGCACCTGGTCGAAGACTTCCCGCCGGTAGCACTTCAATCCGCAATTGAAATCGTGAAGGGGAATGCCGCTGGCGCGGGATACGACGGCGTTGAAGATTTTGGAAAAAAGGCGACGGTTGAGGGAATCGCGGCGGTTTTTCTTCCACCCGGAAACGAGATCGTACCCCTCGCCCAGTTTTTCCAGCAAGTGAGGGATTTCCGCCGGATCGTCCTGCATATCGGCGTCGATCGTCAAAATGACGGATCCGCGAGAGGCGGCGAATCCCGCCGCCAGGGCGGGGGATTTGCCGTAATTGATATGAAATCGCAGCGCCCGCACGCGCGCATCCTGTCGATGCAACTCCTTCAACGTTTCGAATGAACCGTCGCCGCTTCCGTCATCGATGAAGATAATTTCGAAATCCTCGCCTAAGGGATCGAGCGCGGCGCAGATGGCCTCGTACAACGGACGCAGCGTTTCCCGTTCGTTTTTGGCGGGAACTACGATCGATAGATAGGGACGTTTCGATTCAGAGATTGGGCCGTTTCCTTCTTGTTTCATCATAAACCTGGATTCCGGTCGCAAAAGCCTCTTTTTTTCTTCGAATTATACAGATTCGTTCCCCGCCTCGAAGGGGCGCGCCTGCGCCGCGCTGGCTGAGGCTTACCAGGACTTTTCTCTATTATAATATCGATTCGATCGTCTTGTCCGCTAACATGTCGAAAAAAACTCGCAATCCCAAAAACGCGCGGAAGCCAGTATTTGGCAAGGGATTTAAATGTGGAATGGGAAATTCCGCCGCGCCGGTTGATATGGAAATCGGCGCGCCAATCGCTTCGTATTCCTCAGTTCATGATGGCTTGAGGGAATGACCATGAGGCAAACGGACGATTTCGATTGTCATCGCAGGGGATAGAATTCGCCATGCGGAAGGCTGGAGGCTAATTTTCTCCGCCGATTAGTTTATATATAAATAAACGGAAAACAAACGAGCCGCAAAAAGAATGACATTCTTTTTGCGGCTCGTTATTGTTATTGATAAACAATAGAATATTTCTATTATACGGCTCTTGGCGTATAAAAAAGACGGATCCGCCTTCCCTCGATGGCGCTAACCATTTGCGGATTCCAGCAACCTGTCCAATGGTATATCCCTAAAGAATAGCGACAGGACCGTTTAGCGGATTTTATACATTCCCCGGCCGGTTTTATCGATCCCGCCGTTCTCTACTTGTTTTTTCAATTCGAGATAGAGAACGCGGCGCGGATCTTTGGATTTGCTTCGGTAGCCCCTAGATTCGATCGCTCTCATGATTTCGTCGATGGTCATGGGGGAATTTCCTATGGATTCGAGAAGGTAATCGCCAAGGGATTTTTTGCCTCCGGGTTTACGGCCTCGTTTCAGTTGCCCTTTCTTCGGACCGCGAGTAGTAGCCGGGGGAGCGATCTTTGCGGCGTAGCCGGGGGTGAACGAATCCAGGTGCTTTTTGAAATCGTTCAAATGATCGCTAACATCTCGTTGCGCTTTGGTCTTCGCCAAATCGAGAATTTCCTCGAGCGTGAATGACTTCAATATGGTTTCCGCGCTTGGTCTTACCATTATGATTCCTGCCTTTTCTCTTTAATATGGAACGAATTTACCCAATTATAAAACATGCAATGCAGTTTGTCTATAGCGAATAACACTGATTTTAATATTTTTCGCTAACATTTTTTTTTGAGATGTTCGTCGTCGATTCGTTCTGCCGCCGAACGGATCGGCTTCCATCTCCATTGCATCTCCTATATTCCATTCATGATCCAAAGGCAGCGTTAAGGATTGCACTTTATGAAATGGCTAGGAAATCGATATAGTCGGCCGGGACATCCATGACGCTGAGGAAGCGAAAAAACTGGAAAAGAATGGGAATCGCTGTTTTTCATGAGGCGGAAATGGCTTCGAAGGAAAGACAAGATGATGTTATTTGGCTTATCGCATGCCATCGAGAAACCATGAATATACTTGAATTTCGCGAAATTTTCGAATCGCGGATTGCGAGGCTCCCGCCAAGCTGAGTAGATGCAATCGTTCGCCAGGTGGCTCGCCCTCCCATCCTTTCCACAGCCTGCGCATCGAACCCAAGAGCATTTCGTATGAGCTTCCAGATTCAAACATCGAAACTGCCTTAGTGTTTGCGGGTAATGTGCGGCCGGGTGGACGAAGGAATTTTCTTCTTCCGGATAAATGGTTAAGGATATTTGTCCATCGAAAAAAGAGATGCGGAGCTGGGCAGCTCCGCATGAGATGTCATTCGGGAGACGAAAACAATCCCATTCGTTCTTAGTCCGTACTGCGGCGCGAACGAGGGAAAATCTTATCATGCGCCGAGCCGTGGCCGGAAACTCCGCCCTCTCCATCGATCGCAATATGATG
It contains:
- a CDS encoding glycosyltransferase; amino-acid sequence: MMKQEGNGPISESKRPYLSIVVPAKNERETLRPLYEAICAALDPLGEDFEIIFIDDGSGDGSFETLKELHRQDARVRALRFHINYGKSPALAAGFAASRGSVILTIDADMQDDPAEIPHLLEKLGEGYDLVSGWKKNRRDSLNRRLFSKIFNAVVSRASGIPLHDFNCGLKCYRREVFDQVRLYGEMHRFVPVMAGWYGFRIGELPVAHHPRRSGRSRYGRERIIRGFLDFATVMFFTRYVQRPSHLFGRIGLSLGLFGFIFFLASLFFLWYDAYAVGGIVLAIGIFLTLMGFQSIFLGLVAEMLTFLHRREEPPYFINESLG